The genome window GGCGTATTTCGTCCGCCACATCCCGTTTGTCGTCCGCTCCACCGTGGCCGCGCTCGAAACCTATGACGACCGACTGACCGAAGCCTCGGCCGACCTCGGCGCGCGCTTCGGGACCACCTTCAGACGCATCGTATTGCCCGTGATCGGGCCGGGCGTACTGGCCGGCACGCTGCTCACGTTCGTCACCGCGCTCGGCGAATTTGTCTCGTCCATCGTGCTCTACGTCTACACTAACCGCCCGATTAGCGTCGAAATCCTTTCCCAGCTCCGCCTGTACGAGTTCGGATCGGCGGCGGCGTACAGCGTCTTCCTCATGCTGCTCATCGGCGCCTCGACACTCGTCGTACGCCGGCTGGGCGGGAGCGACTCGGTGCGGCAGACGGCGTGAGCGGCCCGGGCCTCGCCTAGAGCCGGTCGATGGCGGCCTTCAGCCGGCGACGCACGTCTTCAGCTATACCCTGAAGCGACGTATTTTCGATCGCCTGCATCGATGCGACGGGATCGACCGCCGCCACTTCGATCTGGCCGGGGGCCGTCTCTTGCACGATCACATTGCAGGGCAACATCAGCCCGATGTGCGACTCCGCCAGCAGCGCCTGGTGGGCCGATGGCGGATGGCACGCGCCGAGGATACGGTAGGGCCGAAAGTCGACATCCAACTTCTTTTTCAGGGTGGCCTGGATATCGATATCCGTCAAAATACCAAAGCCTTCTTGTTTCAGCTCGTCGGTGACGCGCTCGACCGCGGCGTTCATCGACAAAGCGACCGTTTTGGAGGTAAAATAGGACATACACGTGCTCGATTAGTGCTCCTCCGGCTGACGCCGGTCTGCGTCTTGAAACCCACCGACAACGCTCATGTTCAACGCGTTCATCTCGCCAAAATCGCCCCTTCGATCTTTATGGAAGAGCCGTCCGCATCTACCGCTGCCCAACCCACCGCCGCCGAACCCCGGTGCGGCTGCGGGCACGCGAAGGACAATTTCTGGGTCTCGGCCAACGCCCGGTATTCGGCCTGGGGGTTCATCATGGGCGTGTTCATGGGGATCAGCGGCACGCTGCCGAAGAGCATCCAGTTCCAGTGCCGGAAGTGCGGGCAGGTGATCGAGGAACGGAGAGATCAGAAAAGCATCATGGCGTTCCGCGAACACTGATCGCACATACTAACCACGGCTACCATCCCACCCGTTTTTTATTCCGGATGACGCCGTTTTCGGCGTATTCGACCCAGTAGGCCTCCAGCGGCCAGTCTTCAGGCGCCACGTCCTCGCCGGCCACCGGCCGAAACCCGTGCTCCGTCATCACAAACCCGTGGCCCGTCTTGAGATCGGTCCAGGTCTCGTCGCGCCAGGCGAGCATATGTGGCACCGTATCCTCCAGTTCATCGACGAGGAACACGTACGCGGCCTCGGGCGCCCGAACGTCGTCCGGGTCCAGGACCGCGACCAGGCGGTCTTTGATCTGGGACCGGAGATGCCGCAGGAACGAGCGAGACGTTTTCTGCTCCTGCAGCTCCCAGATCGATGAAGGGAGCACCGCAAAACGTGTGGGTGACGCCGGTGTGCCAATCGATCCACCCACGAGCGGCTCCAGTTCAAGCGGCTGGATATCGACAGGCCGGCTTTCTGCTATTAGCCGCCGGCGACGGGCCGATGCCGATGAGATGTGTCCCGTCGCTCTCGTTGCGGTGTCCGGCAAAGCCACGCGGGCTTCCGCAGACGGCTCGCCGGCATCGCTGAATGTCGGACCTGACAATTCTTGCGGCGGGAGTGGGGTATAGGCGGCTTCGGGCCGGATGGGATCGGGGCTCGGGGATACATAGGCGCCCCAGGAATCGACCTTAGCCTCTTCATACAGCAGGGGCGCGATCACGGCCCGGAGCGCCGTGATCGACACACTGACCACGAGGACGATGGCGAGTGTGCGATAGAGGGCGGGGATACGCCGGACGGGCATCTCGGCCAGAGGCGGGATGGGCCATGCGCCGGTCGACGTAGCGTTGGACGGCGTTTCGGCCGGCGCCACCAACACGGGAGCCAGGGTCTCCGCGTCCCCATCGGCCGTCGCGGCGTGCGGGAGGAGCGCCCCCGACAGCACTTCAGTGCGTTGCTGGAACACATACCACGTACGCGTCATCCCATCGTGAATTGACGTGCGGACGCGGCCGCCCCCGATCTGGATGGCGCGCGCGAGGTTGGCCATGGCCAGCGTGAAGTGGCGCGCGGCTTCGCGATGGGGTGGAGAGACGATGGTGTCCGCCGGCTGTTGCCACACCGTGAGGG of Rhodothermales bacterium contains these proteins:
- a CDS encoding DUF302 domain-containing protein; this translates as MSYFTSKTVALSMNAAVERVTDELKQEGFGILTDIDIQATLKKKLDVDFRPYRILGACHPPSAHQALLAESHIGLMLPCNVIVQETAPGQIEVAAVDPVASMQAIENTSLQGIAEDVRRRLKAAIDRL
- a CDS encoding serine/threonine-protein kinase, which encodes MLETNEKPSFSRYTISSTLGTGGMGTVYRAHHEILDRPVALKVPKEEFTRDHVFVERFMREAKALGTLKHPHVVAVYDAGIEHGVPYIAMECVEGKTLAEIVRDGGVLPIEDIARWGYQMADALAYVHDCGVLHRDLKSANVIISRAGAAVITDFGIARLEESSTQITRGMIGTPAYMSPEQARGQPIDARSDLYSLGIILYECLTGEVPFADENALALIQKVINESPPALLRRRPDTPAWLRAVVFRCLEKTPTKRFKNGREMANALRPYASQEPVGRREDTALTVWQQPADTIVSPPHREAARHFTLAMANLARAIQIGGGRVRTSIHDGMTRTWYVFQQRTEVLSGALLPHAATADGDAETLAPVLVAPAETPSNATSTGAWPIPPLAEMPVRRIPALYRTLAIVLVVSVSITALRAVIAPLLYEEAKVDSWGAYVSPSPDPIRPEAAYTPLPPQELSGPTFSDAGEPSAEARVALPDTATRATGHISSASARRRRLIAESRPVDIQPLELEPLVGGSIGTPASPTRFAVLPSSIWELQEQKTSRSFLRHLRSQIKDRLVAVLDPDDVRAPEAAYVFLVDELEDTVPHMLAWRDETWTDLKTGHGFVMTEHGFRPVAGEDVAPEDWPLEAYWVEYAENGVIRNKKRVGW